Part of the Tetragenococcus koreensis genome, TTCACGGTGCAATAATTCAATCCCTGAGGTAATATTTCCCCATTGATCACTTCCACCTAATTGCAAAAGGCAGCCATATTTTTGGTATAATTTTAAAAAGTCATAAGCTTGTAATAATTGATAAGCGAATTCAGTATAAGAAATCCCTGCCTCAATACGGCGTTTCACACTTTCTTTACTCATCATATAATTAATTGTAAAATTTTTACCCACATCACGCAAAAAATCGATCAAGGTCATTTCGCCTAACCAATCGTAATTATTGGCGACAATCGCAGGATTTTTTTCATTATTAAAATCAATAAATTGTGATAATTGTTGCTTAATGTTATTAGACCAATCTTGAACGGTTGATAAAGGGTTTAATTGCCGTTCTTGGTCTTTAAATGATGGATCTCCAATCATTCCGGTACCGCCGCCTACTAGCGCGATTGGAACGTGGCCATTTTGTTGAAAGCGACGAAGCATCAGAATGGGCAATAAATGTCCAATATGTAGGCTGTCTGCGGTAGGATCGAATCCTACATATAATTTTACAGACTCTTCGTTTAATTGTTTTTCTAGTGTCTCTTCATCCGTTGTTTGATGAACGAGCCCGCGTTGTTTTAATTCTTGAAAAAAGTCTGAATGCATGGCATTTCCTCCTTGTAAAATATACTCATTGTAATGATAACTGAAAATTTCCTTAAAAGAAAGTCTTAGTTTTTGATTAAAACAGCAGGTAAACTATTCAAGTAAAACTTTTTTTGCTATAATCATACAGAAGTAAAAATAAATGAGGTGACGAATTTGTCGCAGCAGAAAAAAAATAGTAAAAAATCAAAACCGCAGAAAAATAATGGCTGGTTTTATTTTCACATTGTAATACGGGTCATCCAGTCACTACTATTAGTGGCAGTTAGTCTTATATTCTTGTTTGGCGCTCTCGGTGTAGGAATCGGTGCAGGCTACTTTGCTTATTTAGTCGAAGATACCCCGACGCTTACCAAAGAAGAACTGCAAAATGATCTAGGAGATATTGATGAAACTTCCCATTTAGAGTACGCAGACGGTAGTAATATTGCAACCATCGATACTGAACTGCAACGTGAAAGTGTGGATTCTGATCAGATATCTGACTCGCTGAAAAAAGCGGTCATTGCTACAGAAGATGAGAATTTTTATGAGCACAAGGGCGTTGTTCCCAAAGCTGTTGTCCGAGCACTTGTCTCAGAAGTAACAGGCGTTGGTTCAAGCGGTGGCTCGACTTTAACACAACAAATCGTCAAACAGCAGATTTTGTCCGATGAAGTGACATTTAAACGTAAGGCCAACGAAATCTTACTAGCAAACCAAGTCGA contains:
- the tyrS gene encoding tyrosine--tRNA ligase, whose protein sequence is MHSDFFQELKQRGLVHQTTDEETLEKQLNEESVKLYVGFDPTADSLHIGHLLPILMLRRFQQNGHVPIALVGGGTGMIGDPSFKDQERQLNPLSTVQDWSNNIKQQLSQFIDFNNEKNPAIVANNYDWLGEMTLIDFLRDVGKNFTINYMMSKESVKRRIEAGISYTEFAYQLLQAYDFLKLYQKYGCLLQLGGSDQWGNITSGIELLHREEGVQGFGLTIPLITKADGKKFGKTEGNAIWLDANKTSPYEFYQFWLNTDDRDAVKFLKYFTFFRLDEIAEIEEEFNQAPETRVAQKALAKDVTTLVHGKEAYEQAVRISDALFNGSIKALNADELDQAFSGVPAYEVSSEDSLNLVDLLLAAGIETSKRQAREDINNGAIYLNGDRIQDTSYEIAEEDKLSGKTTVIRRGKKRYFMLRF